A genomic segment from Paenibacillus sp. FSL K6-1096 encodes:
- a CDS encoding demethylmenaquinone methyltransferase, whose product MTTDKTSVTAEGIKPKEQFVHSVFESIAGKYDLMNDILSFRRHKAWRRFTMRKMGMKPGDSAVDLCCGTCDWSIALAEASGTGSVTGLDFSAGMLEVGRRKVEARGLQDRISLVQGNAMELPFGDNSFDYATIGFGLRNVPDPVQVLNEMKRVVKPGGMVVCLELSKPMKQPFKGIYYFYFQRVLPLLGKLFAKRYEQYKWLPESLALFPDRLQLEEIFRNTGLVKVESFPLTGGIAALHLGLKENCNV is encoded by the coding sequence ATGACAACAGATAAAACTTCAGTGACGGCGGAGGGCATCAAACCGAAAGAGCAATTCGTCCATTCCGTATTCGAGAGTATCGCCGGCAAGTATGATCTGATGAACGACATTCTGAGCTTCCGCCGCCATAAAGCCTGGCGCAGGTTCACGATGCGCAAGATGGGTATGAAGCCCGGCGATTCGGCCGTCGACTTGTGCTGCGGCACCTGCGACTGGAGCATCGCCCTGGCGGAGGCCAGCGGGACCGGCAGTGTGACGGGGCTGGATTTCAGCGCCGGAATGCTGGAGGTCGGACGGCGCAAGGTGGAGGCGCGGGGGCTTCAGGACCGCATCTCCCTGGTTCAGGGCAATGCGATGGAGCTGCCGTTCGGCGACAATTCCTTCGATTATGCCACCATCGGCTTCGGGCTGCGCAATGTGCCCGATCCTGTGCAGGTGCTGAATGAAATGAAGCGGGTGGTGAAGCCGGGCGGCATGGTAGTCTGCCTGGAGTTATCCAAGCCGATGAAGCAGCCGTTCAAAGGTATTTATTATTTCTATTTCCAGCGTGTGCTTCCGCTGCTCGGCAAGCTGTTCGCCAAGCGGTATGAGCAATATAAGTGGCTTCCAGAATCACTTGCACTGTTCCCTGACCGGCTTCAGCTTGAAGAGATCTTCCGGAATACCGGACTAGTCAAAGTGGAATCGTTCCCCTTGACCGGTGGCATCGCAGCGTTACATCTTGGGCTCAAGGAGAACTGTAATGTTTAA
- a CDS encoding heptaprenyl diphosphate synthase component 1, producing MKPYRIPQLAKPYTDYDMIQRHTELPPFSDGRGHLLYIFLGRSRGTGFQQSELFTLVTGLVQLGLDTHEGIDRYQDEPGGDIMRSRQLKVLAGDYFSSWFYHLLAKQGQVEMVGTLSEAIADYNVMKAKLYSRFSGALIPADQYLKHTVQLNMRLFLSFTPLIEESLRESWLKLLAEFSLCETAAQELRRGETPANALEGYAYWKVLESATEEERQQLQGQTLELKDWKKLKLRCKCDSLLTDKLHTSLESIRGLLQDIRDEELAGELRAALDRLLMRMKISRQAAVEG from the coding sequence ATGAAACCGTACCGCATACCGCAACTGGCAAAACCCTACACCGACTATGATATGATTCAGCGGCATACGGAACTGCCGCCGTTCTCAGACGGGCGGGGTCATTTGTTATATATTTTTCTGGGCAGAAGCCGGGGAACCGGATTTCAGCAGAGCGAGCTGTTCACGCTGGTGACCGGCCTGGTCCAGCTCGGGCTGGATACCCATGAGGGCATCGACCGTTATCAGGATGAGCCCGGAGGCGACATCATGCGTTCCCGCCAATTGAAGGTGCTGGCCGGTGATTATTTCAGCAGCTGGTTCTATCATCTGCTCGCCAAGCAAGGCCAGGTGGAGATGGTGGGCACGCTCAGCGAGGCAATCGCTGACTATAACGTGATGAAAGCCAAGCTCTACAGCAGGTTCAGCGGCGCGCTTATCCCGGCCGACCAATATTTGAAGCACACGGTACAGCTCAATATGCGGCTGTTTCTTTCATTTACGCCGCTGATTGAGGAATCCTTAAGAGAGAGCTGGCTGAAGCTGCTCGCTGAATTCAGCCTGTGCGAGACTGCGGCGCAGGAATTGCGCAGGGGGGAAACACCGGCGAATGCCCTGGAGGGCTATGCTTACTGGAAGGTGCTCGAATCGGCAACCGAGGAGGAACGCCAGCAGCTTCAGGGACAGACGCTGGAGCTTAAGGACTGGAAGAAGCTGAAGCTCAGGTGCAAATGCGATTCCCTGCTGACGGACAAGCTGCATACCTCGCTTGAATCCATCCGGGGGCTGCTGCAGGACATCAGGGACGAGGAGCTGGCCGGTGAGCTTCGGGCTGCACTGGACCGCCTGCTCATGCGTATGAAAATTTCGAGACAAGCTGCCGTGGAGGGTTAG
- the mtrB gene encoding trp RNA-binding attenuation protein MtrB produces MTEKKNEVNPAPSGSDYIVVKAKENGVQVIGLTRGMDTRFHHTEKLDKGEVLIAQFTDHTSAMKIRGKAEIWSKHGQLESES; encoded by the coding sequence ATGACGGAGAAGAAGAATGAAGTGAATCCTGCGCCGTCCGGCAGCGACTATATCGTAGTTAAGGCCAAGGAGAACGGTGTTCAGGTCATCGGGCTGACCCGTGGAATGGATACACGTTTTCACCATACGGAGAAGCTGGACAAAGGCGAGGTGCTCATTGCCCAATTCACCGATCATACCTCAGCCATGAAAATCCGCGGCAAGGCTGAAATCTGGAGCAAACACGGACAACTGGAGAGTGAAAGCTGA
- a CDS encoding HU family DNA-binding protein has translation MNKSDLINVVTEATELPKKDATKAVDAVFEAITNALQSGDKVQLVGFGNFEVRERSARKGRNPQTGEEIEIPSSKVPAFKPGKALKDGIK, from the coding sequence ATGAATAAATCTGATTTGATCAATGTAGTGACCGAAGCAACTGAACTTCCCAAGAAGGATGCAACCAAAGCGGTAGATGCCGTTTTTGAAGCAATCACAAATGCCCTGCAAAGCGGAGATAAAGTTCAGCTGGTTGGATTCGGAAACTTTGAAGTGCGCGAACGCTCCGCACGCAAAGGCCGCAACCCGCAGACTGGTGAAGAAATCGAAATTCCTTCAAGCAAAGTGCCGGCATTCAAACCCGGTAAAGCGCTGAAAGACGGAATCAAATAA
- the spoIVA gene encoding stage IV sporulation protein A, which translates to MEKVDIFKDIAERTGGDIYLGVVGAVRTGKSTFIKRFMETIVLPNITSEADRVRAVDELPQSAAGKTIMTTEPKFVPNNAVQIKVTEGLEVNVRLVDCVGYAVEGAKGYEDENGPRMISTPWFEEPIPFQEAAEIGTRKVIQEHSTLGVVVTTDGTIAEIPRASYVESEERVIAELKEVGKPFVLVINSTRPRSEEAQQLRSELAVKYDIPVMTLSAANMTEDDVTGVLREVLYEFPVHEVNVNLPSWVMVLGENHWLRSSYENSVRDTVKDIRRLRDVDRLVSQFTEYDFIDRAGLSGMNMGQGVAEIDLYAPEELYDQVLMEVVGVEIRGKDHLLQLMQDFSHAKREYDRFSEALEMVKTTGYGIAAPSLAEMALDEPELIRQGSRFGVRLKATAPSIHMIRVDVESEFSPIIGTEKQSEELVRYLMQDFENDPIKIWESDIFGRSLHSIVREGIQGKIAMMPDNARYKLQETLGRIINEGSGGLIAIIL; encoded by the coding sequence TTGGAAAAAGTGGATATTTTCAAGGACATTGCCGAGCGTACCGGCGGAGACATTTATCTCGGCGTCGTCGGCGCGGTTCGCACGGGGAAATCGACATTCATCAAACGCTTCATGGAAACGATCGTTCTGCCGAACATCACCAGTGAGGCAGACCGGGTAAGAGCGGTCGATGAGCTGCCGCAGAGTGCGGCCGGCAAAACGATCATGACCACAGAGCCTAAATTCGTGCCGAACAATGCGGTGCAGATTAAGGTTACCGAAGGGCTTGAGGTTAACGTCCGGCTGGTGGATTGTGTGGGGTATGCGGTTGAAGGGGCAAAAGGATATGAGGATGAGAACGGGCCGCGCATGATCTCGACTCCGTGGTTCGAGGAGCCGATTCCCTTCCAGGAAGCGGCTGAAATCGGCACACGCAAGGTCATTCAGGAGCATTCCACGCTGGGTGTGGTCGTGACGACGGACGGAACCATCGCCGAGATCCCCCGGGCCTCTTATGTGGAGTCCGAGGAACGTGTGATCGCCGAGCTGAAGGAGGTTGGCAAGCCGTTCGTGCTCGTCATTAACTCCACCCGGCCACGCAGCGAGGAAGCCCAGCAGCTCCGCAGCGAGCTGGCCGTCAAATATGATATTCCGGTCATGACCCTCAGCGCTGCAAATATGACAGAGGACGATGTAACCGGTGTACTGCGCGAAGTGCTGTACGAATTCCCGGTGCATGAAGTCAATGTGAACCTGCCGAGCTGGGTGATGGTGCTGGGCGAGAACCACTGGCTGCGCAGCAGCTATGAGAATTCCGTCCGCGATACCGTGAAGGATATCCGCCGTCTGCGTGACGTGGACCGGCTGGTCTCCCAGTTCACGGAGTATGATTTCATCGACAGGGCCGGCCTCAGCGGAATGAATATGGGGCAGGGCGTAGCCGAGATTGACCTTTATGCCCCGGAAGAGCTGTATGACCAGGTGCTAATGGAGGTTGTCGGGGTTGAGATCCGCGGCAAGGATCACTTGCTCCAGCTGATGCAGGACTTCTCCCATGCCAAGCGGGAGTATGACCGCTTCTCGGAAGCGCTGGAAATGGTCAAAACGACCGGATACGGTATCGCCGCACCATCACTGGCAGAGATGGCGCTCGATGAGCCTGAGCTGATCCGCCAGGGCTCGCGGTTCGGCGTCCGGCTGAAGGCTACCGCCCCTTCCATTCACATGATCCGTGTGGATGTCGAGTCTGAATTCTCGCCGATCATCGGCACGGAGAAGCAGAGCGAGGAGCTGGTGCGCTACCTGATGCAGGACTTCGAGAACGACCCGATCAAAATATGGGAGTCCGACATCTTCGGCCGTTCGCTCCACTCCATCGTCCGCGAGGGCATCCAGGGCAAGATTGCAATGATGCCGGACAATGCCCGCTACAAGCTGCAGGAAACGCTGGGCCGGATTATCAACGAAGGCTCGGGCGGCCTCATTGCCATTATCCTCTAA
- a CDS encoding 2Fe-2S iron-sulfur cluster-binding protein — MNNSGATVTFLPDNRSISVKTGVSLLEAVRRAGIVLPTRCGGKAGCLMCKVSVEGGEAAALRPPGDAERRKLGSLLEKGVRLACQATVQGDVCVHIPEDPLKAAVRRRLEAARRGEADELW, encoded by the coding sequence ATGAACAATTCCGGAGCAACGGTTACTTTCCTGCCGGACAACCGGAGCATCTCTGTTAAGACCGGTGTCTCGCTGCTGGAAGCGGTGCGCCGGGCCGGAATCGTCTTGCCCACCCGCTGCGGCGGCAAAGCGGGCTGCCTGATGTGCAAGGTGTCCGTAGAAGGCGGGGAAGCGGCGGCGCTGCGGCCTCCCGGGGATGCGGAGAGACGCAAGCTGGGCAGCCTGCTGGAGAAGGGAGTGCGGCTGGCTTGCCAGGCAACCGTACAGGGGGATGTCTGTGTACATATTCCCGAGGACCCGCTGAAGGCGGCTGTACGCCGCAGACTGGAGGCAGCCCGGCGCGGGGAAGCGGACGAGCTGTGGTGA
- a CDS encoding DUF2768 family protein — MDPMTKMWLSLIAVLIMGLSVFLITFARNKTRGLLRVVLSVLAFIFLLIGILGGAASIM, encoded by the coding sequence ATGGACCCGATGACAAAGATGTGGCTGTCTCTGATTGCGGTATTGATTATGGGCTTATCCGTTTTTCTGATTACATTTGCACGCAACAAAACCAGGGGCCTGCTTAGAGTGGTTCTGTCCGTCCTTGCCTTTATATTTCTGCTGATTGGAATTCTGGGCGGGGCCGCTTCAATTATGTAA
- a CDS encoding stage VI sporulation protein F: MSRDFSKDALKAINKKTGKNISESAIKKLAGTVKPSTTQNEAQLRQLIKQVSAMAKVPVSESTVQEIVNAVKKGGAGTGSMESLMKMMLKK, translated from the coding sequence GTGAGCAGAGATTTTTCCAAGGATGCACTGAAGGCGATCAACAAGAAGACCGGCAAAAATATTTCCGAGAGTGCCATCAAAAAGCTGGCCGGTACGGTCAAGCCGAGCACTACCCAGAATGAAGCCCAGCTCCGCCAGTTGATCAAGCAGGTGTCAGCCATGGCCAAAGTGCCGGTCAGCGAGTCTACCGTACAGGAGATCGTCAATGCTGTCAAAAAAGGCGGAGCCGGCACGGGCTCGATGGAATCTTTGATGAAAATGATGCTGAAAAAATAG
- a CDS encoding NAD(P)H-dependent glycerol-3-phosphate dehydrogenase, whose translation MSDKVTVLVAGSWGTALATVLAANHSEVYLWTRKPEQAAEINGSHTNQHYLPGISLPGNIIATTDMEAAVSGSRAVVIVAPSSAMRQVARSLKPFWKPEMLCIHATKGFETESMKRMSTVISEELGCSEGEIVVLSGPSHAEEVVRLCPTTVVVASPDDNRSAAAQGLFINNDFRVYTNRDQLGVELAGALKNIIALGAGLSDGLGFGDNAKAALLTRGLAEISRVGVEMGANPLTFAGLAGLGDLVVTATSQHSRNWRAGSMLGQGRPLAEVLESMGMVVEGIRTTEAAYAISLKAGVQMPITDQIYHVLFKGRTPRSAVEALMGRDRKTEMEAIPQETWEQWHT comes from the coding sequence TTGTCTGATAAAGTAACCGTGCTGGTCGCGGGCAGCTGGGGAACGGCACTGGCTACCGTGCTGGCGGCCAACCATTCGGAGGTTTATCTGTGGACGCGCAAGCCGGAACAGGCTGCTGAGATTAACGGCAGCCATACGAATCAGCATTATCTGCCGGGAATCAGTCTCCCCGGGAATATCATCGCCACCACGGATATGGAGGCTGCGGTCTCCGGCTCCCGGGCGGTCGTGATTGTTGCGCCCTCTTCTGCGATGCGCCAGGTGGCGCGCAGCTTGAAGCCGTTCTGGAAGCCGGAGATGCTCTGTATCCATGCGACCAAGGGTTTCGAGACGGAGAGCATGAAGCGGATGTCGACTGTGATCTCGGAGGAGCTGGGCTGCAGTGAAGGCGAGATTGTCGTCCTCTCCGGGCCGAGCCATGCAGAGGAAGTCGTCCGGCTCTGCCCGACCACCGTGGTGGTAGCTTCGCCGGATGACAACCGCTCTGCGGCAGCGCAGGGGCTGTTCATCAACAATGACTTCCGGGTCTATACGAACCGCGATCAGCTTGGGGTAGAGCTGGCCGGAGCGCTTAAGAACATTATTGCTCTGGGTGCCGGGCTGTCCGACGGACTGGGCTTCGGCGACAATGCCAAAGCGGCGCTGCTTACGCGCGGACTGGCTGAAATCTCCCGTGTCGGCGTAGAGATGGGAGCCAATCCTCTGACCTTCGCCGGCCTGGCCGGACTTGGCGACCTCGTCGTTACCGCGACCAGCCAGCACAGCCGCAACTGGCGTGCCGGTTCCATGCTGGGCCAGGGCCGTCCCTTAGCCGAGGTGCTGGAATCGATGGGCATGGTGGTGGAGGGCATCCGCACCACGGAAGCAGCATATGCGATCTCTCTTAAGGCAGGGGTGCAGATGCCGATTACCGACCAGATCTACCATGTGCTGTTCAAGGGCAGAACGCCGCGCAGCGCGGTGGAGGCCCTGATGGGCCGTGACCGCAAGACAGAGATGGAGGCCATCCCGCAGGAGACCTGGGAGCAGTGGCACACCTGA
- the plsY gene encoding glycerol-3-phosphate 1-O-acyltransferase PlsY: MALELLVIVISYLLGSVSFSVLLARLLKGIDIRQYGSGNAGATNTLRVLGKGPAILVLLLDVLKGIAAVWLGTWIGGWGTWVAVACGLAAIAGHNWPLYFHFRGGKGIATTIGVMATLVFWPALIAGIIAILAIVFTRYVSLGSLIFVALTPVFLLFTEYTAPELWGSLIIVLFAFWRHRTNIVKISQGRENKIGSKAKEGNRVV; encoded by the coding sequence GTGGCGTTAGAACTTCTGGTAATCGTTATCAGCTATTTGCTTGGCTCCGTCAGCTTCAGCGTGTTGCTTGCCCGGTTGCTCAAAGGCATTGATATCCGCCAGTACGGAAGCGGCAATGCAGGAGCAACCAATACGCTGCGGGTACTCGGGAAGGGACCGGCCATTCTTGTGCTGCTTCTGGACGTCCTGAAGGGAATTGCTGCAGTGTGGCTTGGCACATGGATCGGCGGATGGGGAACCTGGGTCGCTGTGGCCTGCGGCCTTGCGGCCATTGCAGGGCATAACTGGCCGCTTTATTTTCACTTTCGTGGTGGGAAAGGCATCGCTACAACGATTGGTGTAATGGCTACACTGGTGTTCTGGCCGGCGCTGATCGCAGGGATCATTGCCATTCTCGCGATTGTGTTCACCCGCTATGTCTCGCTGGGTTCCCTGATCTTCGTAGCCCTTACGCCGGTATTTCTGCTGTTCACGGAGTACACGGCCCCTGAGCTGTGGGGGAGCCTCATTATCGTGCTGTTCGCCTTCTGGCGTCACCGCACCAATATTGTGAAGATCTCGCAGGGCCGGGAGAACAAGATCGGCTCCAAAGCGAAGGAGGGGAACCGCGTTGTCTGA
- the der gene encoding ribosome biogenesis GTPase Der → MARPVVAIVGRPNVGKSTIFNRLIGDRLAIVEDKPGITRDRIYGVSDWNGQSFSVIDTGGIEIDGEDAILKSIRVQAELAIEEADVIVFMCEAKSGLTSSDEEVAQILFRSGKPVVLAINKVDNMKRSEDIYEFYSLGFGDPIGISGSHGTGIGDLLDAVVERLPELSDEEYDEDVIRVALIGRPNVGKSSLVNAILGEERVIVSNVAGTTRDAIDTPFERDGQRYVLIDTAGMRKRGKVYENTEKYSVMRAMKAIERADVVLVVINGEEGIIDQDKHIAGYAHDAGKASIFVVNKWDAIEKDDKTMQNFERNIRDHFLFMAYAPVVFLSALTKQRLQKLLPVVQHVAQQHALRIATHLVNDVVSDAVAINPPPTDKGRRLRINYVTQVAVKPPTIIVFVNDPSLMHFSYERYLENKIRAAFNFDGTPIRIFTRRKSENEG, encoded by the coding sequence ATGGCAAGACCCGTAGTGGCTATCGTCGGGAGGCCGAACGTCGGCAAATCAACGATCTTTAACCGGCTGATCGGCGATAGACTGGCTATTGTAGAGGATAAACCGGGGATTACACGTGACCGGATCTATGGCGTATCGGACTGGAACGGCCAATCCTTTAGTGTAATTGATACCGGAGGGATTGAGATTGACGGTGAAGACGCCATTCTGAAGTCTATCCGCGTTCAGGCGGAGCTGGCGATTGAAGAAGCGGATGTTATCGTCTTCATGTGTGAGGCGAAGAGCGGGCTGACCAGCTCGGATGAAGAGGTCGCCCAGATTCTGTTCCGCTCCGGCAAGCCGGTGGTACTGGCGATCAACAAGGTCGACAATATGAAGCGGAGCGAGGACATTTACGAATTCTACAGCCTGGGCTTCGGTGATCCGATCGGAATATCGGGCAGTCACGGCACAGGAATCGGTGATCTGCTGGATGCTGTAGTTGAGCGTCTTCCGGAGCTTAGCGATGAGGAATATGATGAGGATGTCATCCGGGTTGCACTGATCGGCCGCCCGAATGTCGGCAAGTCTTCGCTGGTGAATGCGATTCTGGGCGAGGAACGCGTCATTGTCAGCAACGTGGCCGGAACGACCCGAGATGCGATCGATACACCGTTTGAACGGGACGGCCAGCGTTATGTGCTGATTGATACAGCCGGCATGCGCAAACGCGGCAAGGTCTATGAGAACACGGAAAAATACAGTGTAATGAGAGCTATGAAAGCGATTGAGCGCGCCGATGTGGTGCTTGTCGTCATCAACGGGGAAGAAGGCATTATCGACCAGGACAAGCATATCGCCGGTTATGCCCATGATGCCGGTAAGGCCTCAATCTTCGTCGTCAACAAATGGGATGCCATTGAGAAGGACGACAAGACGATGCAGAACTTCGAGCGCAATATCCGGGATCACTTCCTGTTCATGGCTTATGCTCCGGTGGTCTTCCTGTCTGCGCTCACGAAGCAGCGCCTGCAGAAGCTGCTGCCTGTTGTACAGCATGTCGCACAGCAGCATGCTCTGCGGATCGCAACCCATCTGGTGAATGATGTCGTCTCCGATGCAGTGGCCATCAACCCTCCGCCTACGGATAAAGGACGGCGTCTGCGCATCAACTATGTCACCCAGGTTGCCGTGAAGCCGCCGACCATTATTGTCTTCGTCAATGACCCCTCGCTGATGCACTTCTCCTACGAGCGTTATCTGGAGAACAAGATCCGTGCGGCGTTCAATTTCGACGGCACACCGATCCGCATCTTTACACGGCGCAAGTCCGAGAACGAAGGTTAG
- the rpsA gene encoding 30S ribosomal protein S1, protein MSEEINNQEAAEQVESTETAEATEAVETAAPVASNEEEVTSQEGLEIISLKKGDTVKGTIVKIEDNQAYVSIGYKYDGVIPIRELSSVQVDNAAAAVEVGQEVECKVVSINDNKESLVLSKRAIDSEKSWDDLEKYFASQEAFEVTVADVVKGGLVADVGARGFIPASMVERHFVEDFSDYKGRTLRVKVKELDRENSKVILSAKEVLEEEFEANKQKIMSELSEGQIIEGTVQRLTQFGAFVDVGGVDGLVHVSEIAWTHVDKPSDVVSEGDKVRVKVLKVDPEKGKISLSIKAASPGPWDSAAGKINIGDVVTGEVKRLVNFGAFVELLPGVEGLVHISQISHKHIGTPHEVLKEGQEVQVKVLDFNPSEKRVSLSIKETEEAPAPTARPERSSNRDRAPKEVLNNPNVSLSNEGLSFTLAERFGDKLDKFKGNN, encoded by the coding sequence ATGTCTGAAGAAATTAACAATCAAGAAGCTGCGGAGCAAGTGGAGAGCACTGAGACCGCAGAAGCAACCGAAGCTGTGGAAACCGCAGCACCTGTTGCCAGTAACGAAGAAGAAGTGACCAGCCAGGAAGGCCTGGAGATCATTTCTCTCAAAAAAGGCGATACCGTGAAAGGAACAATCGTCAAAATCGAAGATAACCAAGCTTATGTAAGCATTGGATATAAATACGACGGCGTTATTCCTATTCGCGAATTGTCCTCCGTGCAGGTAGACAATGCCGCAGCAGCGGTAGAAGTCGGCCAAGAGGTGGAATGCAAGGTTGTCAGCATCAACGACAACAAGGAGAGCCTCGTGCTGTCCAAGCGCGCCATCGACAGCGAGAAATCATGGGATGATCTGGAGAAGTATTTTGCTTCCCAGGAAGCGTTCGAAGTTACTGTAGCTGACGTTGTCAAAGGCGGCCTGGTCGCTGATGTCGGCGCGCGCGGTTTCATTCCGGCTTCCATGGTAGAACGCCACTTCGTTGAAGATTTCAGCGATTACAAGGGCCGCACTCTGCGTGTCAAGGTGAAAGAGCTTGACCGCGAGAACAGCAAGGTCATTCTCTCCGCCAAGGAAGTTCTTGAGGAAGAATTCGAAGCTAACAAGCAGAAGATTATGTCCGAGCTGTCCGAAGGACAGATCATCGAAGGTACAGTTCAACGTCTGACCCAATTCGGCGCATTTGTTGATGTGGGCGGCGTAGACGGTCTGGTTCACGTATCCGAGATTGCCTGGACTCACGTGGATAAGCCATCCGATGTTGTATCTGAAGGCGATAAGGTTCGCGTCAAAGTACTTAAGGTAGACCCTGAGAAGGGCAAAATCAGCCTCAGTATCAAAGCCGCTTCCCCGGGTCCTTGGGATTCCGCAGCAGGCAAGATCAACATCGGCGATGTGGTAACAGGCGAAGTTAAGCGTCTCGTGAACTTCGGCGCATTCGTTGAATTGCTGCCAGGCGTTGAAGGCCTTGTGCACATCTCCCAGATTTCCCACAAGCACATCGGCACTCCGCATGAAGTGCTCAAAGAAGGACAGGAAGTTCAAGTGAAGGTGCTTGATTTCAATCCTTCCGAGAAGCGCGTCAGCCTGAGCATCAAGGAAACTGAGGAAGCTCCTGCTCCAACAGCAAGACCGGAACGCAGCAGCAACCGCGACAGAGCGCCTAAGGAAGTGCTGAACAATCCTAACGTATCGCTCAGCAACGAAGGTCTCAGCTTCACACTGGCTGAACGCTTCGGCGACAAGCTGGACAAATTCAAGGGTAACAACTAA
- a CDS encoding lysophospholipid acyltransferase family protein has translation MIYVVCRGLLRLIYAILFPLKIVGGDNVPKEGGVLLCANHISLLDPMTIGIKLKRQVKYMAKAELFTVPVLGWLIKQLGAFPVKRGGVSKESIKTSLNTLRSGNVMGIFPEGTRNSDSGSAKKGAASFALRSGAAVVPAAIIGSYKPFRRMTVVYGAPIDLSAFADAGSESLEAVTDVIMGRIHEMINTGKPSSR, from the coding sequence ATGATTTATGTTGTTTGCCGTGGGTTGCTTCGCTTGATTTATGCCATACTGTTCCCGCTGAAGATTGTGGGAGGAGACAATGTGCCGAAGGAGGGCGGAGTCCTGCTCTGCGCCAACCACATCAGCCTGCTCGATCCCATGACGATCGGCATCAAGCTGAAGCGGCAGGTGAAATACATGGCCAAGGCGGAATTGTTCACCGTTCCGGTTCTGGGCTGGCTCATTAAGCAACTGGGCGCATTCCCTGTCAAGCGCGGCGGCGTAAGCAAAGAATCAATTAAGACATCCCTCAACACGCTTCGCAGCGGCAATGTAATGGGCATCTTCCCTGAAGGTACCCGGAACTCCGATTCCGGTTCAGCGAAGAAAGGGGCAGCAAGCTTTGCCCTCCGCAGCGGCGCAGCGGTTGTACCGGCAGCGATTATCGGCTCCTACAAGCCGTTCCGCCGGATGACTGTAGTCTATGGGGCTCCCATCGACCTCAGCGCGTTCGCGGATGCAGGCAGCGAATCTCTGGAAGCCGTAACCGATGTTATCATGGGACGCATCCATGAGATGATCAACACCGGCAAGCCCAGCTCGCGTTAG
- the cmk gene encoding (d)CMP kinase: MDRQGTHTYDRINVAIDGPAGAGKSTVARLVARELSYIYVDTGAMYRAITWYMIREGVAAEEHEVVDRMVRNLTIDLLPEKDVQKVLINGEDMTPHIRSLQVSGQVSQYSKIEGVRTRLSQLQRQMALRKGVVMDGRDIGTTVLPDAEVKIFMTASVEERALRRYKELKDTETVTLQQLEQDIAARDRLDEGREISPLRRAGDAILLDTTHMDIHQAVDAIVSHCRTYVDRERNHL, translated from the coding sequence TTGGACAGGCAGGGTACACATACTTATGACAGAATTAACGTCGCCATCGACGGACCTGCCGGGGCAGGCAAGAGCACTGTAGCCCGATTGGTAGCACGGGAGCTGTCTTACATCTATGTTGACACGGGAGCGATGTACCGGGCGATTACCTGGTATATGATCCGTGAAGGCGTGGCTGCGGAGGAGCATGAGGTGGTGGACCGGATGGTCCGGAATCTCACGATAGACCTTCTTCCGGAGAAAGACGTGCAGAAGGTGCTGATTAATGGGGAAGATATGACCCCGCATATCCGCAGTCTTCAGGTCAGCGGACAGGTGTCACAGTACTCGAAGATTGAGGGTGTCAGAACCAGACTGAGCCAATTGCAGCGTCAGATGGCGCTCCGCAAGGGGGTCGTGATGGATGGCCGGGATATCGGTACAACCGTACTGCCGGACGCCGAAGTGAAGATTTTCATGACGGCAAGTGTGGAGGAGCGTGCTCTCCGTCGTTACAAGGAACTGAAGGATACGGAAACAGTGACACTCCAGCAGCTTGAGCAGGATATTGCCGCGCGGGACCGGCTCGATGAGGGCCGTGAGATTTCACCGCTGCGCCGTGCCGGGGATGCAATTCTTCTGGATACGACGCATATGGATATTCATCAGGCCGTGGACGCCATTGTCTCCCACTGCAGAACTTATGTGGACAGGGAGAGAAATCATCTATGA